A genomic window from Sulfurimonas paralvinellae includes:
- a CDS encoding glucosaminidase domain-containing protein encodes MSTLNASSQYSLRKYQHVKEFYKTITPIAIKISKEKHVPPAAILAIAGVESGYGRGYVSQITGNILSLGAYKSDPELPALYLPYSKSKNKILFDPQEIKKSKKSDLSYKTRAPSLKKDYRPSPYAGSYENLALLKYNKTLREKAYTACINDFATKWISADSNIKSFKEARIWLNTIIADHGYTALLTHKVNNDFIDYIGGKPHSFNYRKSWPKKVKNIMKRAGLVVLVQKMEKNKMGFDEAWKDKR; translated from the coding sequence TTGAGCACGCTGAATGCTTCAAGTCAATACAGCCTTCGAAAATACCAACATGTAAAAGAGTTTTATAAAACGATTACACCTATAGCCATAAAAATATCCAAAGAAAAGCATGTTCCTCCTGCTGCCATACTTGCCATAGCTGGTGTAGAATCTGGCTACGGAAGAGGATATGTTTCTCAAATTACAGGAAATATCTTAAGTCTTGGGGCATACAAGAGTGATCCGGAACTGCCAGCACTCTATCTGCCCTACTCAAAATCCAAAAACAAGATCCTCTTTGACCCACAAGAGATAAAGAAAAGCAAAAAAAGTGATCTTTCTTATAAAACAAGAGCACCAAGCCTTAAAAAAGACTACCGCCCATCACCCTATGCTGGTTCTTATGAAAATCTGGCACTGTTAAAATACAATAAAACCTTACGAGAAAAAGCGTATACTGCATGCATTAATGATTTTGCCACTAAATGGATAAGTGCTGATTCAAATATAAAAAGTTTCAAAGAAGCCCGAATATGGCTCAACACTATAATAGCTGATCATGGGTATACTGCCCTGCTCACGCATAAAGTAAATAATGATTTTATCGATTACATTGGAGGGAAGCCTCACTCATTTAACTACAGAAAATCATGGCCTAAAAAAGTAAAAAACATTATGAAAAGAGCTGGACTTGTTGTACTGGTGCAAAAAATGGAAAAAAATAAAATGGGTTTTGATGAAGCCTGGAAGGATAAAAGATAA
- the bluB gene encoding 5,6-dimethylbenzimidazole synthase, producing MKFNTDDSKTLLKIMKNRRDVRGNHFLSKTIEDNQLQFILKAGLTAPSVGYSQPWKFIVIKDETIKEKVFDNFQNENEKAKEIFKSEDLYQKLKLEGIKEAPINIAVLYIERDKEVLGMTSMKKMGEYSVVCAIQNMWLMARSLNIGLGWVSILDEKEVLNTIDAPKNTKLIAYLCLGFVREFLDEPELKTLSWENEKSFKECVSFI from the coding sequence ATGAAATTCAATACAGATGACTCAAAAACCCTCTTAAAGATTATGAAAAACAGACGAGATGTTCGTGGTAATCACTTTTTATCTAAAACAATTGAAGATAATCAACTTCAGTTTATACTAAAAGCAGGTTTAACTGCTCCATCAGTAGGCTATTCTCAGCCATGGAAATTTATAGTTATAAAAGATGAAACTATCAAAGAAAAGGTTTTTGATAACTTTCAAAATGAAAATGAAAAAGCAAAAGAAATTTTCAAAAGTGAAGATTTATATCAAAAATTAAAGCTCGAAGGTATTAAAGAAGCACCCATAAACATAGCTGTTTTATATATAGAGAGAGATAAAGAAGTTCTTGGTATGACAAGTATGAAAAAGATGGGTGAATACAGTGTTGTTTGCGCTATTCAAAACATGTGGTTAATGGCAAGATCTTTAAATATTGGACTTGGTTGGGTTAGTATTTTAGATGAAAAAGAAGTCTTGAATACAATAGATGCGCCAAAAAACACAAAGCTTATAGCTTATCTATGTCTCGGTTTTGTACGTGAGTTTTTAGATGAACCTGAATTAAAAACTCTATCTTGGGAAAATGAAAAAAGCTTCAAAGAATGTGTTAGTTTTATTTAA
- a CDS encoding TetR/AcrR family transcriptional regulator, translated as MSQNRDINKGTKTKEKILKVAASLFSQLGYRGASVRKIAAEVGIRESALYNHFKNKEEIFLEVAKDIFSSPFSLSNDEIKELALRGKPFLQKFTMQYKMLTFDKSNEGMFRLLMIELMQNRLLREQFISEFHNKNIKTLSEGFFIMMQNSLIRSSDPMLVAYEFISTLFYIRLQVTMLKFDANSVNHLSTQFEKHVDFFWESIKIG; from the coding sequence ATGTCGCAAAACAGGGATATAAATAAAGGAACAAAAACAAAAGAAAAAATCTTAAAAGTAGCTGCTTCTCTCTTTTCTCAGCTGGGATATAGAGGTGCAAGTGTACGTAAGATAGCTGCAGAAGTAGGCATAAGAGAGAGTGCTCTTTACAATCATTTTAAAAACAAAGAAGAGATATTTTTAGAAGTAGCAAAAGACATATTTTCATCGCCCTTCTCTCTTTCAAATGATGAGATTAAAGAGTTAGCATTACGAGGGAAGCCATTTTTGCAAAAGTTTACTATGCAGTATAAAATGCTTACATTTGATAAAAGCAACGAAGGCATGTTTAGACTACTCATGATCGAACTTATGCAAAATAGACTGCTTAGAGAGCAGTTTATAAGTGAATTTCATAACAAGAATATTAAAACGCTCTCAGAGGGCTTTTTTATCATGATGCAGAACTCTTTGATACGTTCTAGTGATCCTATGTTGGTTGCATATGAGTTTATAAGCACCCTATTCTACATACGATTGCAAGTAACAATGTTGAAATTTGATGCCAATTCTGTTAATCATTTGTCAACACAATTTGAAAAACATGTGGATTTTTTCTGGGAAAGCATTAAAATAGGATAG
- a CDS encoding 2-oxoacid:acceptor oxidoreductase family protein, whose translation MRHTLRFTGVGGQGVLLAGEIMAACKIKNGGYGLKTATYTSQVRGGATVVDITLDDNEIRYPYANEGEIDFMLSVADVSYQQFKNGVKPGGIIVVDPNLVHPTDEDRKKWTIHEIPIITIAKEEVGNVITQSVVALAITNTMTGVLPEESLIETMLSKVPPKVHEANKKAYALGKAYALKAMN comes from the coding sequence ATGAGACATACTTTAAGATTTACCGGTGTTGGTGGACAGGGTGTTCTACTAGCTGGTGAGATTATGGCTGCTTGTAAGATTAAAAATGGTGGTTATGGTCTAAAAACTGCTACTTATACTTCTCAAGTTCGTGGTGGTGCAACAGTAGTTGACATTACATTGGATGACAATGAAATTCGTTACCCGTATGCAAATGAAGGTGAAATTGATTTCATGCTTTCAGTTGCAGATGTTTCATATCAGCAATTTAAAAATGGTGTAAAACCAGGTGGAATCATTGTAGTAGATCCTAACCTTGTTCACCCAACAGATGAAGATAGAAAAAAATGGACTATCCATGAGATTCCTATTATTACAATTGCAAAAGAAGAGGTTGGTAATGTAATTACTCAATCAGTTGTTGCTCTTGCAATTACAAATACAATGACAGGCGTACTTCCGGAAGAGTCTCTAATTGAGACAATGCTTTCAAAAGTTCCGCCAAAAGTTCATGAAGCAAACAAAAAAGCATATGCGCTAGGTAAAGCATATGCTTTAAAAGCTATGAATTAA
- a CDS encoding 2-oxoglutarate ferredoxin oxidoreductase subunit beta: protein MAFNYDKYLRVNKMPTLWCWGCGDGVILKATIRAIEKMGWDMDNVCVVSGIGCSGRFSSYIDCNTVHTTHGRTIAYATGIKLAKPHANVIVVAGDGDGLAIGGNHTIHGCRRNIDLNFILINNFIYGLTNSQTSPTTPRGFWTVSQKNGNIDPTFNASNLAIGAGASFVAREAMIDPKKLEKILVKAFSHKGFSFIEVLSNCHINLGRKNKMANAMENLAWIDSITMPLKKWEALEDPDEKANFLPTGVLRDVDQEEYCEMYAEIQKAAQGQRAKITQDDFEKKI, encoded by the coding sequence ATGGCATTTAATTATGACAAATATTTACGTGTAAACAAAATGCCGACACTTTGGTGTTGGGGTTGTGGTGATGGTGTTATCTTAAAAGCTACTATTCGTGCTATTGAAAAGATGGGATGGGATATGGACAATGTTTGTGTCGTTTCAGGAATAGGTTGTTCCGGACGTTTCTCTTCATATATAGACTGTAATACAGTTCACACTACACATGGCCGCACAATTGCTTATGCTACAGGTATCAAACTTGCTAAGCCTCACGCGAATGTAATTGTAGTTGCTGGTGACGGTGATGGTCTTGCTATTGGTGGTAACCATACTATTCATGGTTGTAGAAGAAATATTGATTTAAACTTTATTTTAATTAACAACTTTATTTATGGTCTTACAAATTCTCAAACAAGTCCAACTACACCTCGTGGTTTCTGGACTGTTTCTCAGAAAAACGGTAATATTGACCCGACTTTCAATGCTTCTAATTTGGCAATTGGGGCAGGAGCTTCATTTGTTGCTCGTGAAGCAATGATAGACCCTAAAAAATTAGAGAAGATTCTTGTAAAAGCATTCTCTCATAAAGGTTTTAGTTTCATTGAAGTTCTTTCAAACTGTCACATCAACCTTGGCCGTAAAAATAAAATGGCAAATGCGATGGAAAATCTTGCATGGATTGACAGTATCACTATGCCGCTAAAAAAATGGGAAGCACTTGAAGACCCAGATGAAAAAGCAAATTTTCTGCCTACAGGTGTACTAAGAGATGTAGATCAAGAAGAGTACTGTGAGATGTACGCAGAGATTCAAAAAGCTGCACAAGGACAACGTGCTAAAATTACTCAAGATGACTTTGAGAAAAAAATATAA
- a CDS encoding 2-oxoglutarate synthase subunit alpha — translation MAREVISTGNELAAKAAIEAGARFFGGYPITPSSEVMHVSSDLLPKVGGTAIQMEDEIAGISAALGASMAGVKSFTATSGPGISLKAEQIGLGFIAEIPLVIINVMRGGPSTGLPTRVSQADIGQAQYPTHGDYASITLCAGSLSECYTETVRGFNLAEKYMTPVFVLLDETIGHMHGKAELPDIEEIEASIVDREKFHGDPADYKPYDVPMNKPAVLNPMFEGYKYHITGLHHGDEGFPTEDAAQCEFNIERLVGKINTVHLENGGLDDLPDYEEVDLEDADVCIIAYGSIALGAYEAVKKLRSEGIKAGLFRPIMLWPSPIKRLEELGKQFENRIMVTELNMGQYSKEIERVIKRNDFTTLLKANGRPIAPAEMVAKVKEMM, via the coding sequence ATGGCAAGAGAAGTAATTTCAACTGGTAATGAGCTTGCTGCAAAAGCAGCCATTGAAGCTGGTGCTAGATTTTTTGGTGGATATCCAATTACTCCATCTTCAGAGGTAATGCACGTTTCTTCAGACTTGTTACCAAAAGTTGGTGGAACTGCAATTCAAATGGAAGATGAGATAGCAGGTATCTCAGCAGCACTTGGTGCATCTATGGCTGGTGTTAAATCATTTACTGCGACATCAGGTCCTGGTATTTCGCTTAAAGCTGAACAAATTGGTCTTGGTTTTATTGCTGAAATTCCATTAGTAATTATTAATGTTATGCGTGGTGGTCCATCAACTGGTCTTCCTACTCGTGTTTCTCAAGCAGATATCGGTCAAGCGCAGTATCCAACTCATGGTGATTATGCTTCTATTACTTTATGTGCAGGAAGCTTAAGTGAATGTTATACTGAAACAGTACGTGGATTCAACTTAGCTGAGAAGTATATGACTCCGGTATTTGTTTTACTTGATGAAACTATTGGACATATGCATGGAAAAGCAGAGCTTCCTGATATCGAAGAGATTGAAGCAAGTATTGTAGATCGTGAAAAGTTCCATGGTGACCCAGCTGACTACAAACCATATGATGTTCCGATGAACAAGCCTGCAGTACTCAACCCTATGTTTGAAGGTTACAAGTATCATATTACAGGTCTTCATCACGGTGACGAAGGTTTTCCTACGGAAGATGCTGCGCAATGTGAATTTAACATCGAACGTCTTGTTGGCAAAATAAATACAGTTCACCTCGAAAATGGTGGCCTTGATGATTTACCTGACTATGAGGAAGTTGATCTTGAAGATGCTGATGTTTGTATCATCGCTTACGGTTCTATTGCACTTGGTGCATATGAAGCTGTTAAAAAACTAAGAAGTGAAGGCATCAAAGCAGGACTTTTCAGACCAATTATGCTATGGCCAAGCCCAATCAAAAGACTTGAAGAGCTTGGAAAGCAATTTGAAAACAGAATTATGGTTACTGAACTTAATATGGGTCAGTACTCAAAAGAGATCGAGCGTGTAATTAAACGTAATGATTTTACAACGTTACTAAAAGCAAACGGGCGTCCTATCGCACCTGCTGAAATGGTAGCAAAAGTTAAGGAGATGATGTAA
- a CDS encoding 4Fe-4S binding protein, producing MGTFKTENPGDQPVWVNTSNCKACDICVSVCPSGVLGMVYEPTSTLGAMISVDYPDACIGCMECELSCPDFAIYVADRKELKAAGKSFAKLTDEAKKRQEEIVANNYMSVKHKGAK from the coding sequence ATGGGAACTTTTAAGACTGAAAACCCTGGTGATCAACCTGTATGGGTGAACACAAGCAACTGTAAAGCATGTGATATTTGTGTATCAGTATGTCCTTCAGGTGTACTTGGAATGGTTTATGAACCGACATCGACACTTGGCGCAATGATCTCTGTCGATTATCCGGACGCTTGTATTGGCTGTATGGAATGTGAGTTATCTTGTCCTGATTTTGCTATTTATGTAGCAGATAGAAAAGAGTTGAAAGCAGCTGGAAAAAGCTTTGCTAAATTAACTGATGAAGCGAAGAAAAGACAAGAAGAAATTGTTGCAAACAATTATATGTCTGTAAAACATAAAGGAGCTAAATAA
- the sucD gene encoding succinate--CoA ligase subunit alpha: protein MSILVNKDTKVIVQGFTGKEGTFHAEQCLAYGTNIVGGVTPNKGGQEHLGKPVFNTVKDAIDATSATVSMIFVPPAFVADAVMEAADAGVELAVIITEGAPVRDMMYAKQYATKHNMKTIGPNCPGIITAEECKIGIMPGMIFKKGNVGLISKSGTLTYEGANQVVREGFGITTAVGIGGDPIIGLSYKQILPMFEADPDTEAIVMIGEIGGDLEIQAAKLIKEQITKPVVAFIAGQTAPKGKRMGHAGAIISGSAGTAAEKMAALEAAGVKVVVSPAEIGKAVAEVLAKK, encoded by the coding sequence ATGTCAATTTTAGTAAATAAAGATACAAAAGTTATCGTTCAAGGTTTTACTGGTAAAGAGGGTACTTTCCATGCTGAACAATGTTTAGCGTATGGTACAAACATTGTAGGTGGTGTTACACCAAACAAGGGTGGACAAGAACATCTTGGCAAACCAGTTTTCAACACTGTTAAAGATGCCATTGATGCAACAAGCGCAACGGTTTCTATGATCTTCGTTCCACCTGCATTTGTTGCAGATGCTGTTATGGAAGCTGCTGATGCAGGTGTAGAACTTGCTGTAATTATTACAGAAGGTGCTCCTGTTCGTGATATGATGTATGCAAAACAATACGCTACAAAACACAATATGAAAACTATTGGGCCAAACTGTCCAGGTATTATCACTGCTGAAGAGTGTAAAATCGGAATTATGCCGGGTATGATCTTCAAAAAAGGAAATGTAGGACTTATTTCTAAATCTGGTACATTGACGTATGAAGGTGCAAATCAGGTAGTTAGAGAAGGTTTTGGAATTACTACAGCTGTTGGTATCGGTGGAGACCCGATCATTGGACTCTCTTATAAACAGATTTTACCAATGTTTGAAGCAGATCCGGATACAGAAGCAATCGTAATGATTGGTGAAATCGGTGGTGACCTTGAGATTCAAGCAGCTAAACTCATCAAAGAGCAGATTACAAAACCTGTTGTTGCGTTTATTGCAGGGCAAACTGCTCCTAAAGGTAAAAGAATGGGGCATGCTGGTGCAATCATCTCTGGAAGTGCGGGAACTGCAGCTGAAAAAATGGCAGCACTTGAAGCAGCTGGCGTTAAAGTTGTTGTTTCACCGGCAGAGATTGGTAAAGCAGTAGCAGAAGTTTTAGCAAAAAAATAA
- the sucC gene encoding ADP-forming succinate--CoA ligase subunit beta: MNIHEYQAKQVFAEYGVPTPKGIIANTPDEAVEAAKQLGGNIWVVKAQIHAGGRGLGGGVKLAKSLEEVKSLADEIIGMTLVTHQTGPEGKLVQKVYIEEGADIKDELYLSVVLDRAAEMPIIMASTEGGMDIETVAEKTPEKIIKVQVDPSIGFQGFHGRELVFGLGITDKNEQRKMIDFASKLYNVYMDKDAEMIEINPLIKTGSGDFLALDGKMGFDDSALGRHPDIEAMRDISEEDPDEREAAQYGLSYIALDGEIGCMVNGAGLAMGTMDTINYMGGTPANFLDVGGSANAETVAKGFEIILKNPNVKAIFVNIFGGIVRCDRIANGILEATKLVDVHVPVIVRLDGTNAPEAAEILKNANIANVIPATDLADGAAKAVAAAKGE, from the coding sequence ATGAATATACATGAATATCAAGCAAAACAGGTTTTTGCTGAGTATGGTGTGCCTACACCTAAAGGTATTATTGCTAATACACCGGATGAAGCAGTAGAAGCTGCGAAGCAACTTGGTGGAAACATTTGGGTTGTAAAAGCTCAGATTCACGCAGGTGGACGTGGACTTGGAGGCGGTGTAAAACTTGCTAAAAGTCTAGAAGAAGTTAAAAGTCTTGCTGATGAGATCATCGGAATGACGCTTGTGACTCACCAGACAGGTCCAGAAGGTAAACTTGTTCAAAAGGTTTACATAGAAGAGGGTGCTGACATCAAAGATGAGCTTTATCTTTCAGTTGTTCTTGACCGTGCTGCAGAGATGCCTATTATTATGGCTTCTACTGAAGGTGGTATGGACATCGAGACTGTTGCAGAGAAGACTCCTGAAAAAATCATTAAGGTTCAAGTTGACCCATCAATCGGTTTTCAAGGCTTTCACGGTCGTGAATTGGTTTTTGGTCTTGGCATCACTGATAAGAATGAGCAAAGAAAAATGATCGATTTCGCATCAAAACTTTACAATGTTTACATGGATAAAGATGCAGAGATGATCGAGATCAATCCTTTGATCAAAACAGGTTCAGGAGACTTCCTTGCACTTGATGGAAAAATGGGCTTTGATGACTCTGCACTTGGACGTCATCCGGATATCGAAGCAATGAGAGACATCTCTGAAGAAGATCCTGATGAACGTGAAGCTGCACAGTATGGCCTTTCTTACATTGCACTTGACGGTGAGATCGGTTGTATGGTAAATGGTGCCGGTCTTGCTATGGGTACAATGGATACTATCAACTACATGGGTGGTACACCTGCTAACTTCCTTGATGTTGGTGGATCTGCAAATGCAGAAACTGTTGCAAAAGGTTTTGAGATTATTCTTAAAAATCCAAATGTAAAAGCTATTTTTGTAAATATCTTTGGTGGTATTGTACGTTGTGATCGTATTGCGAACGGAATTCTTGAAGCTACAAAACTTGTAGATGTTCATGTTCCTGTTATTGTTCGTCTTGATGGTACAAATGCACCTGAAGCGGCAGAAATTCTTAAAAATGCAAATATTGCAAATGTTATACCGGCTACAGATTTAGCTGATGGTGCAGCAAAAGCAGTTGCAGCAGCGAAGGGAGAGTAA
- the fumC gene encoding class II fumarate hydratase gives MKTRIEKDTMGEIEVPQDAYWGAQTQRSIQNFKIGEEKMPYEITRAFSYLKKAVALVNKDLGKLDAAKADAIAQAADDMLAGKLDGNYPLVVWQTGSGTQSNMNNNEVLANRATEILGGDFKKEKLVHPNDDVNKSQSSNDTYPTALHVASVIAVEEQLLPAIAKLKATLQAKSEEFANIVKIGRTHLQDATPLTLGQEISGWVEMLNKSEKMAKDSLEAVRELALGGTAVGTGLNAHPELGERVAKKLSELTGHEFITAPNKFHALTSHDALVFAHGALKALAADMMKIANDVRWLASGPRCGIGEIEIPANEPGSSIMPGKVNPTQSEAVTMVACQVMGNDTTIGIAASQGNFELNVFKPVIAYNFLQSVRLLSDSIVSFNDNAAVGIKPVEEKIDYFLHNSLMLVTALNPYIGYENAAKIAKTAHANNSTLKETAIELGLLTAEQFDEYVKPEEMIAPKA, from the coding sequence ATGAAAACTCGTATAGAAAAAGACACTATGGGAGAGATTGAAGTTCCACAGGATGCTTACTGGGGTGCTCAGACTCAAAGAAGTATTCAAAATTTCAAAATCGGTGAAGAAAAAATGCCGTATGAAATTACACGTGCATTTTCTTACCTGAAAAAAGCAGTGGCGCTTGTCAATAAAGACCTTGGAAAACTTGATGCCGCTAAAGCAGATGCTATTGCACAGGCTGCTGATGATATGCTTGCAGGGAAACTTGACGGGAACTATCCACTTGTTGTTTGGCAGACAGGTTCAGGTACACAATCAAATATGAATAACAATGAGGTGCTTGCAAACCGTGCTACAGAGATTCTTGGCGGTGATTTCAAAAAAGAGAAACTTGTTCATCCTAATGATGATGTAAACAAGTCTCAATCTTCAAATGATACTTATCCGACTGCACTTCATGTTGCTTCGGTTATTGCAGTTGAAGAACAGCTTCTTCCGGCAATTGCAAAACTTAAAGCAACACTTCAGGCAAAAAGTGAAGAGTTCGCCAACATTGTAAAAATTGGTCGTACACACCTTCAAGATGCTACACCTTTAACACTTGGTCAAGAGATCAGCGGTTGGGTCGAGATGCTTAACAAGTCTGAAAAAATGGCAAAAGATTCACTCGAAGCTGTGCGTGAGCTTGCTCTTGGCGGTACAGCTGTCGGAACAGGGTTAAATGCTCACCCGGAACTTGGTGAAAGAGTTGCTAAAAAACTAAGTGAACTTACAGGTCATGAGTTTATTACCGCACCAAATAAATTTCACGCTTTAACTTCACATGACGCTTTAGTGTTTGCTCACGGAGCATTAAAAGCACTTGCAGCAGATATGATGAAAATAGCGAACGATGTAAGATGGTTGGCATCAGGTCCTCGTTGTGGAATAGGGGAGATAGAGATCCCTGCGAATGAGCCGGGAAGTTCAATCATGCCAGGTAAAGTAAATCCTACACAAAGTGAAGCAGTGACTATGGTTGCATGCCAAGTAATGGGTAATGACACAACTATCGGTATTGCAGCATCTCAAGGAAATTTTGAACTCAACGTTTTTAAACCGGTAATTGCATATAACTTCTTGCAGTCTGTAAGACTTTTAAGTGATTCAATTGTATCGTTCAATGATAATGCGGCAGTAGGAATCAAACCGGTAGAAGAAAAAATAGATTATTTCTTACATAATTCACTTATGCTTGTAACAGCGTTAAATCCATATATTGGGTATGAAAATGCTGCAAAAATCGCTAAAACAGCTCACGCAAACAACTCAACGCTAAAAGAGACGGCTATCGAGCTTGGTCTTTTAACTGCTGAGCAGTTCGATGAGTATGTTAAACCAGAAGAGATGATTGCGCCCAAGGCGTAA
- the mdh gene encoding malate dehydrogenase produces MSQGKRVGIVGAGNVGATVAYSLAMLGSCHEIILRDNKIDVAKGKALDMSQAASAVRSHTVVSVAEEMSDLVDCDVVVVTAGSPRLPGMSRDDLLMINANITKDVIKGIAKYSPNAIVIMVSNPLDAMTYVALKESGFDRSRVIGMAGILDSSRMAAFIQEKLGYGGGQIRASVMGGHGDDMVPLPRYSTVAGVPLSDVLTQDEIDEIVDRTRHGGAEIVGYLKTGSAYYAPAKSTAIMVDAILKDTKQIHPCAVCLDGEYGYNDVVSGVPVMLGAKGAEKIIEVTLDEKENAMFAQSCASVQTLIDTLNKNNFFEGK; encoded by the coding sequence ATGAGTCAAGGAAAAAGGGTAGGAATAGTAGGTGCCGGAAACGTTGGTGCAACGGTAGCTTACTCTCTTGCTATGCTTGGATCTTGTCACGAAATTATTCTTCGTGACAACAAAATCGATGTTGCAAAGGGAAAAGCGCTTGATATGTCTCAAGCGGCGTCAGCAGTCAGAAGTCACACCGTTGTTAGTGTTGCAGAAGAGATGTCTGATTTAGTCGATTGTGATGTTGTTGTAGTAACAGCAGGAAGTCCGAGACTTCCAGGAATGAGTCGTGATGATCTGCTTATGATAAATGCCAACATTACAAAAGATGTAATCAAAGGTATTGCAAAATATTCTCCGAATGCTATTGTTATTATGGTTTCAAATCCACTTGATGCAATGACATATGTAGCACTCAAAGAAAGCGGCTTTGACAGAAGTCGTGTTATCGGTATGGCCGGAATCTTGGACAGCTCACGTATGGCTGCATTTATTCAGGAAAAACTTGGATACGGCGGTGGACAGATACGTGCTTCTGTTATGGGTGGTCATGGTGATGACATGGTTCCTCTGCCTCGTTACTCAACAGTTGCAGGTGTGCCACTTTCAGATGTCCTCACGCAAGATGAGATCGATGAGATAGTAGATAGAACACGTCATGGTGGAGCAGAGATTGTAGGTTACCTAAAAACAGGTTCAGCTTATTATGCTCCTGCAAAATCTACAGCTATTATGGTAGATGCAATTTTAAAGGACACAAAGCAGATTCATCCATGTGCAGTTTGCCTTGATGGTGAATATGGTTACAATGATGTAGTTTCCGGTGTACCTGTCATGCTTGGTGCCAAAGGTGCTGAAAAGATCATTGAAGTTACACTAGATGAAAAAGAGAACGCAATGTTCGCACAATCATGCGCATCAGTGCAAACACTTATAGACACATTAAATAAAAATAATTTTTTTGAAGGGAAATAA